One stretch of Microbacterium terrae DNA includes these proteins:
- a CDS encoding LacI family DNA-binding transcriptional regulator has protein sequence MTRPRPDRPATIYDVAKASGVSHQTVSKVLRGLGGMRPETRERVEEALRRLNYRPNVGARELARSRNRRLGVVGYETFESSTSKVLRGVSEVAAAAGYLLEIVNVDPTGEVDSITESLERLNASDVAGVLATSPTRNVREALDRIEFRMPVFLDVNGDQAVSDDGTHRSISAGLVMDHLTALGHSRIAFVAGPEGWDSATNRETVYRERVEALGELPRILGRGDWSARSGYEAVREAQGLDDATAIFVANDRMALGVLRALAEHGIRIPNDMSVAGIDDIPEAAYFSPPLTSVHIDFTDAGQVAARSLLSLIEQPDGELPRYPQSRLIARSTTGPTA, from the coding sequence ATGACCCGCCCGCGCCCCGACCGCCCCGCGACGATCTACGACGTCGCGAAAGCGTCGGGGGTGTCGCACCAGACGGTGTCGAAGGTGCTGCGCGGCCTCGGCGGGATGCGCCCTGAGACACGGGAGCGGGTCGAGGAGGCGCTGCGCCGCCTGAACTACCGCCCCAACGTCGGCGCCCGCGAACTCGCCCGCTCACGCAACCGCCGACTCGGCGTGGTCGGCTACGAGACGTTCGAGTCGAGCACGAGCAAGGTGCTCCGCGGCGTGAGCGAGGTCGCCGCGGCCGCGGGCTACCTGCTCGAGATCGTCAACGTCGACCCGACCGGCGAGGTCGACTCGATCACCGAGTCGCTCGAGCGTCTGAACGCGAGTGACGTCGCCGGTGTGCTCGCGACGTCGCCGACGCGCAACGTCCGCGAGGCGCTCGACCGGATCGAGTTCCGGATGCCGGTCTTCCTCGACGTGAACGGCGATCAGGCTGTGAGCGACGACGGCACGCATCGGAGCATCTCCGCCGGCCTCGTGATGGACCACCTCACCGCTCTCGGCCATTCGCGCATCGCCTTCGTCGCGGGACCCGAGGGCTGGGACTCGGCCACCAACCGCGAGACGGTCTACCGCGAGAGGGTCGAGGCGCTCGGCGAGCTGCCGCGCATCCTCGGCCGCGGCGACTGGTCGGCCCGCTCGGGGTACGAAGCAGTCCGCGAGGCGCAGGGCCTCGACGACGCGACCGCGATCTTCGTCGCGAACGACAGGATGGCTCTCGGAGTGCTCCGCGCCCTCGCAGAGCACGGCATCCGCATCCCCAACGACATGAGCGTCGCGGGCATCGACGACATCCCCGAAGCCGCCTACTTCTCGCCTCCGCTCACCTCGGTGCACATCGACTTCACCGACGCCGGCCAAGTCGCGGCGCGCAGCCTGCTGAGCCTCATCGAGCAGCCCGACGGCGAACTCCCCCGCTATCCGCAGAGCCGTCTGATCGCCCGGTCCACCACCGGGCCGACGGCCTGA
- a CDS encoding ABC transporter permease — protein sequence MTDTTTAPHPTRVPTPRATPARRASGWLSAHPRFRLAFLLSAPLFWLGVVYIVALVLLLVTAFWKVDTFTGEIITEWTFDNIVTVLTGALYQTVTLRTVGVALLVTVIDVAIALPIAFYMAKVATPRAQRFLVIAILMPLWASYLVKAYAWRSVLSQEGILEWLLTPFGLHTPGYGLTATVITLSYLWLPYVILPIYAGLERVPDSLLEASADLGGKTWRTLASVVLPLAFPAIIAGTIFSFSLSLGDYITVNIVGGANQMLGNLVYTNVGAANNLPLAAAIALIPIVIIFGYLALVRRTGALNNL from the coding sequence ATGACCGACACCACGACGGCGCCCCACCCGACGCGGGTGCCGACCCCGCGCGCGACACCCGCCCGCCGCGCATCGGGATGGCTGAGCGCGCACCCGCGCTTCCGCCTCGCCTTCCTGCTGAGCGCCCCGCTGTTCTGGCTCGGCGTGGTCTACATCGTCGCCCTCGTGCTGCTGCTGGTCACCGCGTTCTGGAAGGTCGACACCTTCACCGGCGAGATCATCACGGAGTGGACGTTCGACAACATCGTCACGGTCCTCACCGGGGCGCTCTACCAGACCGTGACGCTGCGGACGGTCGGGGTGGCGCTCCTCGTCACGGTCATCGACGTCGCGATCGCGCTGCCGATCGCCTTCTACATGGCCAAGGTCGCCACCCCCCGGGCGCAGCGGTTCCTCGTCATCGCCATCCTGATGCCCCTGTGGGCGAGCTACCTCGTCAAGGCGTACGCCTGGCGCTCGGTGCTGTCGCAGGAGGGGATCCTCGAGTGGCTGCTGACTCCGTTCGGCCTGCACACCCCCGGGTACGGGCTGACGGCGACGGTCATCACGCTGTCGTATCTGTGGCTCCCCTACGTGATCCTGCCGATCTACGCGGGGCTGGAGCGCGTGCCGGACTCGCTGCTCGAAGCATCCGCCGATCTCGGGGGGAAGACCTGGCGAACACTCGCCAGCGTCGTGCTTCCCCTCGCGTTCCCCGCGATCATCGCGGGCACGATCTTCAGCTTCTCGCTGTCGCTCGGCGACTACATCACGGTCAACATCGTCGGCGGCGCGAACCAGATGCTCGGCAACCTCGTCTACACGAACGTCGGCGCGGCGAACAACCTGCCCCTCGCCGCTGCGATCGCGCTCATCCCGATCGTCATCATCTTCGGCTACCTCGCCCTGGTGCGTCGCACCGGGGCACTCAACAACCTCTAG
- a CDS encoding carbohydrate ABC transporter permease, with protein sequence MSSVRRHSMRPRLAPWLFLAPAIILAIGLLFAPLVYTVVLSLQGRKVAASGIGVATDVFVGLDNYVRSLTNPALLESFGRMLVYALIAVPVTMGLALVFALLLDNLSSRFTRFSRISIFIPYAVPGVIAALMWGFMYLPGVSPVGELFTAFGWPVPDPLDGASVFFAVANVTIWGSIGFNMVILYTSLRGLPQELYDSARLDGCTETQLALRIKLPLILPGVILTGLFTIIGALQVFSEPNLMMTLTNSITSDWVPMMLVYRDAFVTNDIYGASATAIIITAVTMIASLGLLRLLRNRAFGGEA encoded by the coding sequence ATGTCCTCCGTCCGCCGCCACAGCATGCGTCCGCGCCTCGCCCCGTGGCTGTTCCTGGCGCCGGCCATCATCCTCGCCATCGGCCTGCTGTTCGCCCCGCTCGTCTACACGGTCGTGCTGAGCCTGCAGGGGCGGAAGGTCGCGGCATCCGGGATCGGCGTCGCCACCGACGTGTTCGTCGGTCTCGACAACTACGTCCGCTCCCTCACCAACCCCGCCCTGCTCGAGTCGTTCGGGCGCATGCTCGTCTACGCGCTCATCGCGGTGCCGGTGACGATGGGGCTGGCCCTCGTATTCGCCCTCCTGCTCGACAACCTGTCGAGCAGGTTCACCCGCTTCTCGCGCATCTCGATCTTCATCCCGTACGCGGTGCCGGGTGTCATCGCCGCGCTCATGTGGGGCTTCATGTACCTGCCGGGGGTGAGTCCGGTCGGCGAGCTGTTCACCGCGTTCGGCTGGCCCGTCCCCGATCCGCTGGACGGCGCCTCGGTGTTCTTCGCCGTCGCGAACGTGACCATCTGGGGATCGATCGGATTCAACATGGTGATCCTCTACACGTCACTGCGGGGACTTCCGCAGGAGCTGTACGACTCGGCGCGACTCGACGGCTGCACCGAGACCCAGCTGGCGCTGCGCATCAAGCTGCCGCTCATCCTCCCGGGCGTCATCCTGACCGGTCTGTTCACGATCATCGGCGCGTTGCAGGTGTTCAGCGAGCCGAACCTGATGATGACGCTCACGAACTCGATCACCTCGGACTGGGTGCCCATGATGCTCGTCTACCGCGACGCCTTCGTCACCAACGACATCTACGGCGCCTCGGCGACGGCGATCATCATCACCGCCGTGACGATGATCGCGAGCCTCGGACTGCTCCGGCTGCTCCGTAACCGCGCGTTCGGAGGTGAAGCATGA
- a CDS encoding ABC transporter ATP-binding protein → MTEQQPAIRLTGLTKAFGSVTAVDHVDLEIAAGEFFSMLGPSGSGKTTVLRLIAGFEQPTGGTIELFGHDVTKTAPFDRDVNTVFQDYALFPHMSVLDNVAYGLRVRGVKRSERRERAMAALAAVRLDQMAARKPSQLSGGQRQRVALARATVVQPKALLLDEPLGALDLKLREQMQVELKQIQRDLGITFIFVTHDQEEALTLSDRIAVFHDGRIEQLGTPEDLYERPASRFVADFVGTSNLFDLERSSALIGRAGEHSIRPEKLTLASSPATAPGERSAEGTVVESIYVGSGIRRVIDLDAGMRVTVLERNDRARASDDDRGDRVHVTWHDEDVVSLIPPGA, encoded by the coding sequence ATGACCGAGCAACAGCCCGCCATCCGGCTGACCGGGCTCACCAAGGCGTTCGGTTCCGTCACCGCCGTCGACCACGTCGACCTCGAGATCGCGGCCGGCGAGTTCTTCTCCATGCTCGGCCCGTCGGGATCGGGCAAGACGACCGTGCTGCGCCTGATCGCCGGCTTCGAGCAGCCCACCGGCGGCACCATCGAGCTCTTCGGGCACGACGTCACGAAGACGGCGCCCTTCGACCGCGACGTCAACACGGTGTTCCAGGACTACGCGCTGTTCCCGCACATGAGCGTGCTCGACAACGTCGCCTACGGGCTGCGGGTGCGCGGCGTGAAGCGGTCCGAGCGGCGCGAGCGGGCGATGGCGGCACTCGCCGCGGTGAGGCTCGACCAGATGGCCGCGCGCAAGCCCTCGCAGCTGTCAGGCGGTCAGCGGCAGCGGGTGGCGCTGGCCCGCGCGACAGTGGTGCAGCCGAAGGCGCTTCTCCTGGACGAGCCGCTCGGCGCCCTCGACCTCAAGCTGCGCGAGCAGATGCAGGTCGAGCTGAAGCAGATCCAGCGCGACCTCGGCATCACGTTCATCTTCGTGACGCACGACCAGGAGGAGGCGCTGACGCTGTCGGATCGCATCGCCGTCTTCCACGACGGGCGCATCGAGCAGCTCGGCACCCCGGAGGACCTGTACGAGCGCCCCGCCTCGCGCTTCGTGGCCGACTTCGTCGGCACGTCGAACCTGTTCGACCTCGAGCGCTCGTCGGCGCTGATCGGTCGCGCGGGCGAGCACTCCATCCGCCCCGAGAAGCTCACGCTCGCATCGTCGCCCGCGACGGCGCCCGGCGAACGGTCGGCCGAAGGGACGGTCGTCGAGTCGATCTACGTCGGCAGCGGCATCCGTCGCGTGATCGACCTCGATGCCGGGATGCGCGTCACGGTGCTCGAGCGCAACGACCGCGCTCGCGCCTCCGACGACGACCGCGGCGACCGCGTGCACGTCACGTGGCACGACGAGGACGTCGTCTCCCTGATTCCGCCGGGCGCCTGA
- the dcd gene encoding dCTP deaminase yields MLLSDRDIRLEIQSGRLGLDPWDPAMVQPSSVDVRLDRYFRLFDNHKYPFIDPAEDQPELTRLIEVDPDEPFILHPGEFALGSTFEQITLPDDIAARLEGKSSLGRLGLLTHSTAGFIDPGFSGHVTLELSNVATLPIKLWPGMKIGQVCYFRLTSPAENPYGSGPYGNRYQGQRGPTASRSFQNFHRTDVGQTDAGSRGA; encoded by the coding sequence GTGCTGCTCAGTGACCGCGACATCCGGCTCGAGATCCAGTCCGGCCGCCTCGGCCTCGACCCGTGGGACCCCGCGATGGTGCAGCCCTCGAGCGTCGATGTGCGGCTCGACCGGTACTTCCGGCTCTTCGACAACCACAAGTACCCGTTCATCGATCCGGCAGAGGACCAGCCCGAGCTGACCCGGCTGATCGAGGTCGACCCCGACGAGCCGTTCATCCTCCACCCCGGGGAGTTCGCCCTCGGCTCGACGTTCGAGCAGATCACACTGCCCGACGACATTGCGGCGCGCCTCGAGGGCAAGTCGTCGCTCGGTCGCCTCGGCCTGCTCACGCACTCGACCGCCGGGTTCATCGATCCCGGGTTCTCGGGGCACGTCACCCTCGAGCTCTCCAACGTCGCGACGCTGCCGATCAAGCTCTGGCCGGGCATGAAGATCGGGCAGGTGTGCTACTTCCGGCTCACGTCGCCGGCCGAGAACCCGTACGGCTCGGGTCCCTACGGCAACCGGTACCAGGGCCAGCGGGGGCCGACGGCATCCCGTTCGTTCCAGAACTTCCACCGCACCGACGTCGGCCAGACGGATGCCGGCAGCCGCGGCGCCTGA
- a CDS encoding ABC transporter substrate-binding protein: MNRKLSRTVVGALAVGLTASLLAGCTSSASTAPEDDGPVVLRYWSWAPNIGAIVDVWNESHPDVQVEVNTSVGANDIVAKLSAAKEAGSLPDLSNTTYENLPNLIVGGIADDITDAFGEYEDQITPAAWNLTTFDDKNYAVPQGTGPQFLYYRADIFESLGLEAPTTWDEYADAARTIHEADPTKYLATFPANDAQLFAALSAQAGAEWWANDAGQWSVDIDGDGSDTVADYWQGLVDEGVVTTLKTWTPEWQAALADGTLASWLSAVWAPPLILQNAPDTAGKWAAVRIPQWNAGDSVSAALGGSATVVTTGSAHPEEAREFAIWLNNSTEALTAYIENASIWPANLAGRELPGLKDTVPAVLSPDQTDFWDLAAEIDDEAVPVTWGPNVATAYSAFGDAFGTAITSGGSFTDALTTVQDAVVADMEKLGFEVE; the protein is encoded by the coding sequence ATGAACCGGAAGTTGTCGCGCACCGTCGTGGGTGCACTGGCAGTGGGTCTCACCGCATCGCTGCTGGCTGGATGCACCAGTTCTGCGTCGACCGCGCCCGAGGACGACGGCCCCGTCGTGCTCCGCTACTGGTCGTGGGCCCCGAACATCGGCGCGATCGTCGACGTCTGGAACGAGTCGCACCCCGACGTGCAGGTGGAGGTCAACACCTCCGTCGGCGCGAACGACATCGTCGCGAAGCTCTCGGCTGCGAAGGAGGCGGGAAGTCTCCCCGACCTGTCGAACACGACGTACGAGAACCTGCCCAACCTGATCGTCGGCGGCATCGCCGACGACATCACCGACGCGTTCGGCGAGTACGAAGACCAGATCACCCCGGCCGCGTGGAACCTCACCACGTTCGACGACAAGAACTACGCCGTGCCGCAGGGCACCGGCCCCCAGTTCCTCTACTACCGCGCCGACATCTTCGAGTCGCTCGGCCTTGAGGCGCCGACCACGTGGGACGAGTACGCCGACGCTGCCCGCACCATCCACGAGGCCGACCCGACCAAGTACCTCGCCACGTTCCCCGCGAACGACGCCCAGCTGTTCGCCGCCCTGAGTGCCCAGGCGGGTGCGGAGTGGTGGGCCAACGACGCTGGACAGTGGTCGGTCGACATCGACGGCGACGGCAGCGACACGGTGGCCGACTACTGGCAGGGCCTCGTCGACGAAGGCGTGGTGACCACCCTCAAGACCTGGACCCCCGAGTGGCAGGCGGCCCTCGCCGACGGCACGCTCGCGAGCTGGCTGAGTGCGGTCTGGGCTCCCCCGCTCATCCTGCAGAACGCGCCCGACACCGCCGGCAAGTGGGCGGCGGTGCGCATCCCGCAGTGGAACGCGGGCGACTCGGTCTCGGCGGCTCTCGGCGGTTCGGCGACGGTCGTCACCACCGGCAGCGCCCACCCCGAGGAGGCGCGCGAGTTCGCGATCTGGCTCAACAACTCCACCGAGGCCCTCACCGCCTACATCGAGAACGCGAGCATCTGGCCGGCGAACCTGGCCGGCCGCGAGCTGCCGGGCCTCAAAGACACGGTCCCGGCCGTGCTCTCGCCCGACCAGACCGACTTCTGGGACCTCGCCGCAGAGATCGACGACGAAGCGGTCCCGGTCACCTGGGGGCCGAACGTCGCGACCGCGTACAGCGCGTTCGGCGATGCCTTCGGCACCGCGATCACGTCGGGCGGCTCCTTCACCGACGCGCTCACGACGGTGCAGGATGCCGTGGTCGCCGACATGGAGAAGCTCGGCTTCGAGGTCGAATGA
- a CDS encoding ABC transporter substrate-binding protein, whose protein sequence is MSTSRGRRLAATAVAIGSIAILAGCGTSGGGSAAPSEQADELGELEGSVSILAWPGYVEDGSNDPAVDWVTGFEEETGCEVVSKTYGTSDEAVSLMKTGDYDVIAASGDATLRLIAAGDVAPVNTDLIPSYAGVYDFLKEKEWNSVDGQSYGVPHGYGANLLLYNTDVVTPAPTSWDVVFDGASDYSGSITAYDSPIYIADAAVYLMAHQPDLGIENPYALDEDQFAAAVDLLKAQRPHVGEYWSDYLKEIQAFETGDSVAGTTWQVIQNVLAGGGATTEVVLPEEGATGWSDTWMIASEAKSPNCAYAWLDWIASPEVNAQATAYFGEAPSSQAACDYRDDCEAYHAGDEEYASKIWYWTTPIADCVDGRTDVECVDYAAWTQAWAEIKG, encoded by the coding sequence ATGAGCACCTCACGCGGCCGGCGCCTCGCCGCGACCGCAGTGGCGATCGGGTCGATCGCCATCCTGGCCGGCTGCGGCACGTCGGGCGGCGGCAGCGCCGCACCGTCGGAGCAGGCAGACGAACTCGGTGAGTTAGAGGGATCGGTCTCGATCCTCGCCTGGCCGGGCTACGTCGAAGACGGCAGCAACGACCCCGCGGTCGACTGGGTCACCGGGTTCGAGGAGGAGACCGGCTGCGAGGTCGTCTCGAAGACCTATGGCACCTCCGACGAGGCCGTCAGTCTCATGAAGACCGGCGACTACGACGTCATCGCGGCGTCGGGCGACGCGACGCTGCGCCTCATCGCCGCCGGCGACGTCGCCCCGGTCAACACCGACCTGATCCCGAGCTACGCCGGCGTCTACGACTTCCTCAAGGAGAAGGAGTGGAACTCGGTGGACGGGCAGTCCTACGGCGTGCCCCACGGCTACGGCGCCAACCTCCTGCTGTACAACACGGATGTCGTCACGCCGGCGCCGACCTCGTGGGACGTCGTGTTCGACGGCGCGAGCGACTACTCGGGCAGCATCACGGCGTACGACTCGCCGATCTACATCGCCGACGCGGCGGTCTACCTCATGGCCCACCAGCCCGACCTCGGGATCGAGAACCCGTACGCGCTCGACGAGGACCAGTTCGCCGCAGCGGTCGACCTGCTGAAGGCGCAGCGACCGCACGTCGGTGAGTACTGGTCGGACTACCTCAAGGAGATCCAGGCGTTCGAGACGGGCGACTCGGTCGCGGGAACGACGTGGCAGGTCATCCAGAACGTGCTCGCCGGCGGCGGCGCGACCACCGAGGTCGTGCTCCCCGAGGAGGGTGCCACCGGATGGTCCGACACCTGGATGATCGCATCCGAGGCGAAGAGCCCGAACTGCGCCTACGCGTGGCTCGACTGGATCGCCAGCCCCGAGGTGAACGCTCAGGCCACCGCCTACTTCGGCGAGGCTCCGTCGAGCCAGGCGGCCTGCGACTACCGCGACGACTGCGAGGCGTACCACGCGGGCGACGAGGAGTACGCGTCGAAGATCTGGTACTGGACCACGCCGATCGCGGACTGCGTCGACGGCCGCACCGATGTGGAGTGCGTCGACTACGCGGCCTGGACCCAGGCCTGGGCCGAGATCAAGGGCTGA
- a CDS encoding dihydrodipicolinate synthase family protein, translating to MPTPFHGAWPVMLTPFTDDDRVDVDTLDRYVDWLIDSGATGLFPGALSGEMFELTEAERLAIAARVVARAAGRVPVAAAVSERGTAAETAASVARLATTGVDLVVLIASVVLQPDDDESVFTDVVSEVLAANPGVKFGVYECPLPYHRLFSDDLVAWIAGTGRFLFLKETSHDTEVMATRVRLGADAGLRIFNAGIEDHVQSLAVGVAGLSGWVVNVAPDLVVELEELVSQRGEDDRALELQRVLSSVEDRMGPTYPASAKAIVEARAGIGFTTASRWRPAEVDPDEIRAIVAMIEAAA from the coding sequence GTGCCCACCCCGTTCCACGGCGCCTGGCCCGTGATGCTGACACCCTTCACCGACGACGACCGCGTCGACGTCGACACCCTCGATCGCTACGTCGACTGGCTGATCGACTCGGGTGCGACGGGCCTGTTCCCGGGTGCCCTGTCGGGCGAGATGTTCGAGCTGACCGAGGCCGAGCGCCTCGCGATAGCCGCACGCGTCGTCGCCCGCGCCGCCGGGCGGGTGCCGGTCGCCGCAGCCGTCTCCGAGCGCGGGACGGCCGCCGAGACCGCGGCATCCGTCGCCCGGCTCGCCACGACCGGGGTCGACCTCGTCGTTCTGATCGCGTCGGTCGTGCTCCAGCCCGATGATGACGAATCGGTGTTCACCGACGTCGTCAGCGAGGTGCTCGCCGCCAACCCGGGCGTCAAGTTCGGCGTGTACGAGTGCCCGCTCCCCTACCACCGCCTCTTCTCCGACGACCTCGTGGCCTGGATCGCCGGTACGGGACGCTTCCTGTTCCTGAAGGAGACCAGTCACGACACCGAGGTCATGGCCACGCGCGTGCGCCTCGGCGCAGACGCGGGGCTGCGCATCTTCAACGCGGGCATCGAAGACCATGTGCAGAGCCTGGCCGTCGGTGTCGCCGGGCTCTCGGGGTGGGTCGTGAACGTCGCACCCGACCTCGTCGTCGAGCTCGAGGAACTGGTGTCGCAGCGGGGCGAGGACGATCGCGCGCTCGAGCTTCAGCGGGTGCTGAGCTCGGTGGAGGATCGCATGGGCCCCACATACCCGGCTTCCGCCAAGGCCATCGTCGAGGCGCGCGCCGGGATCGGCTTCACGACGGCGTCGCGGTGGCGTCCCGCAGAAGTGGATCCCGACGAGATCCGCGCGATCGTGGCGATGATCGAGGCGGCCGCGTGA
- a CDS encoding carbohydrate ABC transporter permease — MTAAVTSTRPRAGFWSTSALLIGAAYSLFPVYWLVAASTKSAGELFTTSTMVPSFTGGFFENLMALLSFNDGAFLVWSGNSILFSVGGSVLATAVAAAAGYALAKYEFRGKQAAFTLLLIGVLIPGVVLAIPQYLLLAMIGIAGTYWSVLLPFAISPFSIYLARIYAGAVVPGELLEAGRLDGANEWRLFRSIGLPAMVPGLITIFLLQFVAIWNNFLLPYIMLSREETFPLTVGFYAMMNQGSDQLNVYNLVIMGCLLAIIPLILLFLFLQRYWRLDLVSGSLKG, encoded by the coding sequence ATGACCGCCGCCGTCACCTCCACCAGACCCCGCGCGGGGTTCTGGTCGACATCGGCCCTGCTGATCGGCGCCGCATACTCGCTCTTCCCCGTCTACTGGCTGGTCGCCGCGTCGACCAAGAGCGCCGGCGAGCTGTTCACGACGTCGACGATGGTTCCGAGCTTCACCGGCGGCTTCTTCGAGAACCTCATGGCGCTGCTGAGTTTCAACGACGGCGCGTTCCTCGTCTGGAGCGGCAACAGCATCCTGTTCTCGGTCGGCGGCTCGGTCCTCGCGACCGCGGTCGCGGCGGCCGCGGGCTATGCCCTGGCGAAGTACGAGTTCCGCGGCAAGCAGGCGGCGTTCACCCTGCTGCTCATCGGCGTGCTCATCCCCGGTGTCGTGCTGGCGATCCCGCAGTACCTGCTGCTCGCCATGATCGGCATCGCCGGAACCTACTGGTCGGTGCTGCTGCCCTTCGCGATCAGCCCGTTCTCGATCTACCTGGCGCGCATCTACGCCGGCGCCGTCGTGCCCGGGGAGCTGCTCGAGGCGGGGCGACTCGACGGCGCGAACGAGTGGCGGCTGTTCCGATCGATCGGGCTGCCCGCCATGGTCCCGGGGCTCATCACGATCTTCCTGCTGCAGTTCGTCGCGATCTGGAACAACTTCCTGCTGCCGTACATCATGCTCAGCCGCGAGGAGACCTTCCCGCTCACCGTGGGGTTCTACGCGATGATGAACCAGGGCTCCGACCAGCTGAACGTCTACAACCTCGTGATCATGGGATGCCTCCTCGCGATCATCCCGCTCATCCTCCTGTTCCTCTTCCTCCAGCGCTACTGGCGCCTGGACCTCGTGAGCGGATCGCTGAAGGGATGA
- a CDS encoding PDC sensor domain-containing protein produces MTGIATRSQSDVAAHVAATIDGIFATIDGWGAHLETRLKTGAAPTAASLDPLVERFAVAAVSGETLLTGAGFVAAPGALTDAEWHLAWWLGAGGVQRSVRRLTTIDDPTHEQFRDYTALEWWRVPAATGTRHLTGPYVDYLCTDDYTVTITTPVVVDGVMIGVVGADALVDRLERTLLPALRTGETPATLVNASGRVVTSTDARREPGSILRADGLADALRSASPTPVRLAGGASVLACGDTSLALVFGH; encoded by the coding sequence ATGACCGGCATCGCGACACGATCCCAGAGCGACGTGGCGGCGCACGTCGCCGCGACGATCGACGGCATCTTCGCCACCATCGACGGCTGGGGTGCTCACCTGGAGACCCGACTGAAGACGGGTGCCGCACCCACGGCGGCGTCGCTGGACCCCCTGGTCGAACGGTTCGCCGTCGCCGCCGTCTCGGGAGAGACGCTTCTCACCGGCGCCGGCTTCGTGGCCGCACCGGGCGCGCTGACCGATGCCGAGTGGCACCTCGCCTGGTGGCTCGGCGCCGGCGGTGTCCAGCGCAGCGTGCGCCGGCTCACGACGATCGACGACCCGACGCACGAGCAGTTCCGCGACTACACCGCGCTGGAGTGGTGGCGCGTCCCCGCCGCCACCGGAACGCGTCACCTCACCGGGCCGTACGTCGACTACCTCTGCACCGACGACTACACCGTCACCATCACGACGCCGGTCGTCGTCGACGGCGTGATGATCGGCGTCGTGGGGGCGGATGCACTCGTCGACCGGCTCGAGCGCACCCTGCTTCCCGCGCTTCGCACGGGCGAGACCCCGGCGACGCTCGTCAATGCGTCGGGACGCGTCGTCACCTCGACCGACGCCCGGCGTGAGCCGGGCTCGATCCTCCGCGCCGACGGCCTCGCCGACGCGCTGCGGTCGGCCTCCCCGACTCCGGTCCGGCTCGCCGGCGGCGCATCGGTGCTCGCATGCGGCGACACGTCGCTCGCGCTCGTCTTCGGCCACTGA
- a CDS encoding FadR/GntR family transcriptional regulator, which produces MPHATGRVDPARAVVFAPLDGNGRAALVEQRLSDAIVSGILHDGERLPSESDLSRSFGVALVTAREALEVLRDKGLVKTRRGRDGGSFVTFDRESANRLLERRLREHSRIELRDFALHTAAIAGTAAETAAERASDDDIENLVRIDAAADPGTAGGARRALSRFQLEVAAISQSPRLVHEEMKLQSEAGPLLWMCLREQEYRDRSALARSRIIAAIRDVQPDAARATTLALIDDAFDWLVDERARIDETTADSASDQKDSP; this is translated from the coding sequence ATGCCGCACGCGACGGGGAGGGTCGACCCGGCGCGTGCCGTCGTCTTCGCGCCGCTCGACGGCAACGGCCGCGCCGCGCTCGTCGAGCAGCGCCTGTCGGACGCCATCGTGAGCGGCATCCTCCACGACGGCGAGCGCCTGCCGAGCGAGTCCGACCTCTCGCGCAGCTTCGGCGTGGCGCTGGTCACCGCCCGCGAAGCCCTCGAGGTGCTCCGCGACAAGGGCCTCGTGAAGACCCGCCGCGGGCGCGACGGCGGCAGCTTCGTCACGTTCGACCGCGAATCCGCGAATCGGCTGCTCGAGCGGCGGCTGCGCGAGCACAGCCGCATCGAGCTGCGCGACTTCGCCTTGCACACGGCCGCCATTGCGGGCACCGCCGCCGAGACCGCCGCCGAGCGCGCGAGCGACGACGACATCGAGAACCTGGTGCGCATCGACGCCGCGGCCGACCCCGGCACCGCAGGCGGCGCGCGCCGCGCACTCAGCAGGTTCCAGCTCGAGGTCGCCGCGATCAGTCAGTCCCCGCGCCTGGTGCACGAGGAGATGAAGCTGCAGAGCGAGGCGGGTCCGCTGCTGTGGATGTGCCTGCGCGAACAGGAGTACCGTGACCGCAGCGCACTCGCACGATCGCGGATCATCGCCGCGATCCGCGACGTGCAGCCGGACGCGGCCCGGGCAACGACCCTCGCCCTCATCGACGACGCGTTCGACTGGCTCGTCGACGAACGAGCGCGAATCGACGAGACGACAGCGGATTCGGCATCCGACCAGAAGGACAGCCCATGA